In Nothobranchius furzeri strain GRZ-AD chromosome 19, NfurGRZ-RIMD1, whole genome shotgun sequence, the following are encoded in one genomic region:
- the edn2 gene encoding endothelin-2 encodes MTSLLSKILTLLFTCMALREGWGLPLSDRPEAPLQVSHPNHIRTKRCSCNSWYDTECIYFCHLDIIWVNTPSKLLPHGLGGSLSRRRRSANRCQCSDLTDKRCRAFCYESSEDSRAEDSSLVKKSTRANSKQLLASLRSLVQSNMKIAKASQSSRADSSGEAS; translated from the exons ATGACTTCTTTGCTGAGCAAGATCCTCACTTTGTTATTTACCTGCATGGCTCTGCGTGAAG GTTGGGGACTTCCTCTATCTGATCGGCCAGAGGCACCCCTTCAGGTGTCACATCCAAACCACATCAGGACCAAACGCTGCTCCTGTAACAGCTGGTATGACACCGAGTGCATCTACTTCTGCCACCTGGACATCATCTGGGTTAACACACCAAG TAAACTACTTCCTCATGGTCTGGGAGGGTCTTTGTCTCGGCGGCGGCGGTCAGCCAACCGATGCCAGTGCAGTGACCTCACGGACAAACGCTGCCGAGCCTTCTGTTATGAAAG CTCGGAGGACAGCAGAGCTGAAGACTCAAGTTTAGTGAAGAAATCCACGAGAGCAAACAGCAAACAGTTGTTGGCATCTTTAAG gtCTCTTGTCCAGTCCAACATGAAGATTGCAAAAGCGTCCCAGTCTTCAAGGGCGGACTCTTCTGGAGAAGCAAGTTAA